Proteins from a single region of Nomia melanderi isolate GNS246 chromosome 9, iyNomMela1, whole genome shotgun sequence:
- the cn gene encoding kynurenine 3-monooxygenase cn, with protein sequence MTVVDRKPRVAIVGGGLVGALAACFFAKRGLSVSVYEYRADIRQEDYRGQSIDLALSARGRAALKAVGLEKAIVDNHGIAMRGRMVHNRDGTLKEIIYDSVKGNCIYSVSRRYLNVVLLNAAEKYSDVCLHFNKKLIDADLDNGRMKIYDTKTEMIEEIESDLIIGADGAYSTIRKMMMKRPLFNCNQTYIEHGYVELFVPAGKDNKFSMSGHHLHIWPRGEFMMIALPNEDCTFTGNIFAPFATLNKLKTPQDLLDFYEKQFPDLLHLIGKQKLVKDYFEREPKTLISIQCKPYHVGKTALLVGDAAHAMVPFYAQGMNAGFEDILLLDELMERYDSDFSKVLPMFTELRCDDAHAICDLAMYNYVEMRDLVNRKSFLLRKHLDTILHRQMPNTWIPLYSTVHFSRMKFRDCIANKEWQDKILRGIVWFTFFIILAILLVPIIGKYTIKRVLF encoded by the exons ATGACAGTTGTCGATCGAAAGCCGCGAGTTGCCATCGTAGGGGGTGGTTTG GTCGGAGCACTAGCTGCTTGTTTCTTCGCGAAGAGAGGACTCTCCGTGAGTGTCTATGAATATCGTGCag ACATCAGGCAAGAGGATTACAGAGGACAGAGCATTGACTTAGCTTTGTCAGCTAGGGGACGCGCAGCTTTAAAGGCAGTTGGTCTCGAAAAAGCTATAGTGGATAATCATGGAATCGCCATGCGAGGAAGAATGGTTCACAACAGAGATGGTACCTTGAAGGAAATCATTTATGACAGCGTAAAAGGCAAT TGTATCTATTCCGTGAGTAGACGATATTTGAATGTGGTTCTATTGAAtg CTGCGGAAAAGTATTCTGATGTGTGTCTCCAttttaacaagaaattaataGACGCCGACCTTGATAATGGACGAATGAAAATTTACGA CACAAAAACCGAAATGATAGAAGAAATAGAATCGGATTTAATAATTGGCGCAGATGGCGCGTACTCGACGATCAGAAAGATGATGATGAAGAGACCGCTTTTCAATTGTAATCAAACCTACATAGAACACGGTTACGTGGAACTGTTCGTTCCTGCTGGTAAAGATAATAAG TTTTCGATGAGCGGCCATCATCTTCACATTTGGCCGCGAGGGGAGTTTATGATGATCGCTCTCCCGAACGAAGATTGCACCTTCACCGGAAATATATTCGCACCTTTCGCTACTCTAAACAAATTGAAGACGCCGCAGGATCTCCTGGACTTTTATGAGAAGCAATTTCCTGATCTTCTGCATTTGATTGGTAAACAGAAGCTGGTGAAGGATTACTTCGAGAGGGAACCGAAAACGTTGATATCTATTCAG TGCAAACCTTATCACGTTGGGAAAACTGCTCTTCTTGTTGGTGACGCTGCACACGCTATGGTGCCATTTTATGCGCAGGGAATGAACGCT GGTTTCGAGGATATTTTATTGTTGGATGAGTTAATGGAACGTTATGATTCAGACTTCAGTAAGGTTCTACCGATGTTCACCGAACTAAGATGCGACGACGCTCACGCGATATGCGATTTAGCTATGTACAATTACGTTGAG ATGAGGGATTTAGTGAACAGAAAATCGTTCCTCTTGCGCAAACACCTGGACACGATACTCCACCGTCAAATGCCGAACACTTGGATACCCTTGTACAGTACAGTACACTTTTCACGAATGAAATTCCGTGATTGCATCGCGAACAAGGAATGGCAGGACAAG ATTTTACGTGGGATCGTTTGGTTCACATTCTTCATTATTCTTGCGATACTGTTGGTACCAATCATCGGAAAATACACCATAAAGCGTGTCCTATTTTAA
- the LOC116432807 gene encoding 2-acylglycerol O-acyltransferase 2-B — protein MTKILGVEFAPLNVPLRRRLETLSAAIWIVWLGFGDFIGWSITAYLLFRTEILRYFILLYFVWMYYDWDTCNKGGRNARWISWLRNCAWLHYFCNYFPLKLVKTTDLDPTKNYLFCSFPHGILSTGIFGAFGSDVLGCRELFPGLDFRVVILDQHFRIPLFREYVYSSGTVSSSAESLNYLLSSKPQEPYTGRGTVLIVGGASESLECKPGTYRILVKRRKGFVKIALKHGRPLVPVFSFGETDVYDQVYGPDGSFLKKAQHFIRKKIGIAPVLLMGRGFFQYSFGIIAHRKPINVVVGGPMELPKIPEPTAEQVNEYHEKFIEHLNDLFEAHKHKYIKNADSVYLELIS, from the exons ATGACGAAGATACTCGGCGTGGAATTCGCTCCTTTGAACGTGCCTCTGAGACGAAGGCTCGAAACCCTTTCCGCGGCGATATGGATCGTTTGGCTGGGATTCGGCGATTTCATCGGTTGGAGCATCACGGCTTACCTGCTCTTCCGCACGGAAATATTGCGCTACTTCATCCTACTTTACTTCGTGTGGATGTACTACGACTGGGACACGTGCAATAAAGGAGGTCGAAA TGCTCGCTGGATATCGTGGCTAAGGAATTGTGCCTGGTTGCATTACTTTTGCAACTATTTCCCACTGAAGTTGGTGAAAACCACTGACCTAGATCCCacgaagaattatttattctgcAGCTTCCCCCACGGGATCCTGTCGACAGGAATTTTCGGCGCGTTCGGCTCGGATGTCCTCGGATGCAGGGAATTATTCCCGGGATTGGATTTCCGGGTGGTTATCCTCGATCAACATTTCCGAATTCCCTTATTCCGTGAATATGTTTACTCGAGCG GTACCGTCAGCAGCAGCGCGGAAAGCCTGAACTATCTGCTGTCATCGAAGCCTCAAGAACCGTACACTGGAAGAGGAACAGTTCTGATCGTCGGTGGAGCGTCGGAATCATTGGAATGTAAGCCAGGCACTTATCGTATCCtggtaaaaagaagaaaaggctTCGTAAAGATCGCGCTGAAGCATGG GAGACCTCTGGTACCTGTGTTCTCGTTTGGAGAAACCGATGTATACGATCAGGTGTACGGCCCAGACGGCTCGTTCCTAAAAAAAGCGCAGCACTTCATTCGCAAGAAGATTGGAATCGCCCCAGTCCTTTTAATGGGTCGAGGATTTTTCCAGTATTCGTTCGGAATCATTGCTCATAGGAAACCCATCAACGTCGTTG TCGGCGGTCCCATGGAGTTACCAAAAATTCCTGAGCCAACCGCGGAGCAGGTGAACGAGTACCACGAGAAGTTCATCGAGCACTTGAACGACCTGTTCGAGGCTCATAAGCACAAATACATAAAGAACGCTGATTCAGTGTACCTCGAGTTGATATCGTGA